The genomic interval TGCCCAATGCCCTTTCCTGCCAAGTCGGTCAGTTGACCACTCCTGCTCTCTCGGCGTTGACCGAAGCGACGGATATCGAGGTGACGCTGAAAGCAATGGCCTATAAGACAGGGTCGATGATGGCCGATGCCAAAGACAAGGAGGGTGATATGACCAGCTTCAAGGTCGAAGTGATCGGTGGCGGCACAATCGACGGTGAAACTTCAAAGGTGATATCGGGTATGAACTATCAGAGTTTCTCGGATTTCCGATTCCTGGTGAACGGAGCGACCTCCGCCACGCAATTGCGTTTCACGAGCGAAGCAGCCGAAGGCGGCTTTACGCGCTGGTTCCTCGATGATATATGTGTCGTAAAGCGTTAAGATAAAACGAATAAGCCTGCACTGGAAACAACTTTCCGGTGCAGGCTTATTTTCATAAACAGATATTCATGCCGATTTTTTCCTACTTTCGCAAAAGCGCGCCTTCGGCACCGTTCACGGGCGACGACGCAGCACGCATGAAACTCTACAAAAAGCTCCGTTTCCAGAGCTTCATCGCCGGCACGGTCGGTTACAGCCTCTATTACGTCTGCCGTACGAGCCTCAATGTGGTCAAGAAGCCGATCCTCGAAAGCGGGGCGCTCGACGCCACGCAGCTGGGCATCATCGGCTCGGCGCTGCTGTTCGCCTACGCCATCGGCAAGTTCGTCAACGGATTCCTCTCCGACCACAGCAACATCAAGCGTTTCATGGCCGCGGGACTGTGCGTTTCGGCCGTCGCCAACCTGCTGGTCGGGGCGCTGGGCTTCGCCAATGGCGGGGGCATGGTCGGCAATATGACGCTTTTCATCGCCTTCGCCGTGATGTGGGGCGTCAACGGATGGTCGCAGTCGATGGGCGCGCCCCCGGCGATCATCGCCCTGTCGCGCTGGTATCCCCTGAGCAAGCGCGGCACCTACTACGGATTCTTCAGCGCCAGCCACAACCTCGGCGAGTTCCTTTCGTTCCTCTTCGTCGGGGCCGTCGTCGGCATCTTCGGCTGGCAGTGGGGCTTCGTCGGGTCGTCGGTGGCCGGGGTGTTGGGCGTGCTGGTGATCGTTTTCCTGTTGCACGACACCCCCGAATCGAAGGGCCTGCCTCCGATCGAGGTGCTGACCGGCGAGGAGTCCCCCGAGCAAAGCCACGACCACGGGTCCACCTCCGAACTCCAGCGTTCGGTCATCCGCAACCCCTTCGTCTGGGTGCTGGCGTTGTCGAGCGCCTTCATGTACGTCTCGCGCTACGCCATCAACGGCTGGGGCGTGCTGTTCCTGCAAGAGGTCAAGGGATATTCGCTGGCCACGGCCACGCAGGTCATCTCGGTCAACGCCCTGCTGGGGATCGTCGGAACGGTCTTTTCGGGATGGCTGTCCGACACGCTGTTCCACGGCCGCCGCAACGTGCTGGCTTTCGGCTTCGGCGTGCTGAACACCGTCGCCCTGTGCCTGTTCCTCTACTCGGGCGACAGCATGTTCGTCAACCTGTTGAGCATGGTGTTATTCGGCATGGCCATCGGGGTGCTGATCTGCTTCCTCGGCGGACTGATGGCCATCGACATCGTACCGCGTGAGGCCACGGGTGCCGCACTGGGTATCGTCGGAATGGCCAGCTACGTCGGCGCCGGGTTGCAGGACATCGTCAGCGGCTGGCTCATCAACTCGGGCAAGACGGTTACGGACGGTGTCACGACCTACGATTTCGACACGGCCACCATTTTCTGGATCGCGGCTTCGGCGCTGTCGTTCATTCTCGCACTTTTCGTTTCGAAGAAAAAGTAATATAGATGAAAAAAATTCTTTTTATACTATTTTGGGCCATAATTGCAAACGGCTGTTCTCAGAAGGAGATTGTCCTGAGGACAATGACCTATAATACTTATAGCGGGCGTAATGCCGGAATCGAAGCTATTGCCGATGCAATTCGCCGCAACAATCCGGATTTGGTAGCTTTGCAGGAAGTTGAACGTTTTACTGAACTAAATCCCGGCGACACACCAGCCATATTGGCCGAGATGACGGGCTTGAAATACCATGCCTTCATCCATGCACTCGACATTCGTTCCGGAGGAGATTATGGGAATGTCATCCTCTCGAAATACCCGATTCTGGAAGAGCGTAGTTTCAGATTGGGAATACCGGGACGAGATTACATGAGGTCTTTTGGATATGTCCGGATTCGTAAACAGGGACATGACATCTGTTTTGCCACGACGCATCTTGATCACAAAGCCGATGATTCTTTGCGGATAGCGCAAATTAGAGAAATACTTCGCTTAACGGAGCATATCAATATCCCGATTATTTTGGGCGGAGATATGAATGCCCGACCGGAGGAGGCTCCGATTCAATTATTGGCATCCAAGTTTAACGTGGGCAACTCTTGCTCGGAGCTGACGACCGACGATGACGGTGGAAAAACGATTGACTATTTGATGTATACTCCCGAGTCTGCTTTTGAAGTAATTTCTCATGAGGTAGATTATGCAGCCGCAAAAGCTTCGGATCATTATCCTGTTTTGGTAACTTTCAAATTGGCCTCTTTTTTTAACTGACACGGTAGGAATATTATTCGTAATAACATTATTCTCCTCTTAATCTCTTCACATCGTCGAGCAGTCTTTTTGCTTTGCGCT from uncultured Alistipes sp. carries:
- a CDS encoding MFS transporter — translated: MPIFSYFRKSAPSAPFTGDDAARMKLYKKLRFQSFIAGTVGYSLYYVCRTSLNVVKKPILESGALDATQLGIIGSALLFAYAIGKFVNGFLSDHSNIKRFMAAGLCVSAVANLLVGALGFANGGGMVGNMTLFIAFAVMWGVNGWSQSMGAPPAIIALSRWYPLSKRGTYYGFFSASHNLGEFLSFLFVGAVVGIFGWQWGFVGSSVAGVLGVLVIVFLLHDTPESKGLPPIEVLTGEESPEQSHDHGSTSELQRSVIRNPFVWVLALSSAFMYVSRYAINGWGVLFLQEVKGYSLATATQVISVNALLGIVGTVFSGWLSDTLFHGRRNVLAFGFGVLNTVALCLFLYSGDSMFVNLLSMVLFGMAIGVLICFLGGLMAIDIVPREATGAALGIVGMASYVGAGLQDIVSGWLINSGKTVTDGVTTYDFDTATIFWIAASALSFILALFVSKKK
- a CDS encoding endonuclease/exonuclease/phosphatase family protein, giving the protein MKKILFILFWAIIANGCSQKEIVLRTMTYNTYSGRNAGIEAIADAIRRNNPDLVALQEVERFTELNPGDTPAILAEMTGLKYHAFIHALDIRSGGDYGNVILSKYPILEERSFRLGIPGRDYMRSFGYVRIRKQGHDICFATTHLDHKADDSLRIAQIREILRLTEHINIPIILGGDMNARPEEAPIQLLASKFNVGNSCSELTTDDDGGKTIDYLMYTPESAFEVISHEVDYAAAKASDHYPVLVTFKLASFFN